A section of the Hemibagrus wyckioides isolate EC202008001 linkage group LG04, SWU_Hwy_1.0, whole genome shotgun sequence genome encodes:
- the phaf1 gene encoding UPF0183 protein C16orf70 homolog isoform X1 has translation MLDLEVVPERSLGNEQWEFALGMPLAQAISILQKHCRIIKNVQVLYSEQMPLSHDLILNLTQDGIKLLFDACNQRLKVIEVYDLSKVKLKYCGVHFNSQAIAPTIEQIDQSFGATHPGVYNAAEQLFHLNFRGLSFSFQLDSWSEAPKYEPNFAHGLASLQIPHGATVKRMYIYTGNNLQETKAPGMPLACFLGNVYAECVDVLRDATGPLGLKLRILTAGCGPGVLADAKVRALERNIYFGDSCQDVLSALGSPHKVFYKSEDKMKIHSPSPHKQVPSKCNDYFFNYFTLGVDILFDSTTHLVKKFVLHTNYPGHYNFNIYHRCDFKIPLIIKKDGPDAQEEDCILTTYSKWDHIQELLGHPMEKPVVLHRSSSANNTNPFGSTFCYGLQRMIFEVMQNNHIASVTLYGAPRPASLPHAEPSAH, from the exons ATGCTGGATCTGGAGGTGGTTCCTGAGCGCTCTTTGGGAAATGAACAATGGGAATTCGCATTAG gAATGCCATTGGCCCAGGCCATTTCCATCTTGCAGAAGCACTGCCGAATTATCAAAAATGTCCAGGTGCTCTACAGCGAACAA ATGCCACTCAGTCATGACCTCATACTCAACTTGACTCAGGATGGAATTAAACTGCTGTTTGATGCCTGCAATCAGAGACTGAag GTTATTGAAGTGTATGACTTGAGCAAGGTGAAACTGAAATACTG TGGAGTACATTTTAACTCTCAGGCAATAGCACCCACCATAGAGCAGATTGACCAGTCCTTTGGCGCTACTCATCCAGGAG TGTACAATGCTGCAGAACAGCTATTCCATCTGAACTTCCGAGGCCTCTCGTTCTCCTTCCAGTTAGACTCATGGAGCGAAGCCCCAAAATACGAG CCTAACTTTGCCCATGGCTTGGCCTCCCTGCAGATTCCTCATGGGGCGACCGTCAAGAGGATGTATATTTACACTGGAAACAACCTTCAAGAAACCAA ggCTCCTGGGATGCCTCTGGCCTGTTTTCTCGGTAATGTGTATGCAGAGTGTGTGGATGTTCTGAGGGATGCAACAGGGCCTTTGGGTCTCAAACTGCGGATCCTCACTGCAG GCTGCGGTCCGGGAGTGTTGGCAGATGCAAAAGTGCGGGCTCTGGAAAGGAACATCTACTTTGGTGATTCGTGTCAGGATGTTCTGAGTGCTCTAGGCTCCCCACATAAGGTTTTCTACAAGTCTGAAGACAAG ATGAAGATCCACTCTCCTTCTCCACACAAGCAAGTCCCATCCAAGTGTAATGACTATTTCTTCAACTACTTCACCCTGGGAGTG GACATCCTGTTTGACTCCACGACCCACCTGGTGAAGAAGTTTGTCCTACACACCAATTACCCCGGCCATTATAATTTCAACAT ATACCATCGATGTGATTTTAAGATTCCACTCATAATTAAAAAAG ATGGACCTGATGCTCAGGAGGAAGACTGCATCCTCACCACCTACAGCAAG TGGGATCATATCCAAGAGTTATTGGGACACCCTATGGAGAAACCGGTGGTGCTTCATAG GTCATCATCCGCTAATAACACCAATCCCTTCGGATCGACGTTCTGCTACGGGCTGCAGAGGATGATCTTTGAG GTGATGCAAAATAACCACATAGCATCAGTGACCCTGTACGGAGCCCCTCGCCCTGCCAGCCTTCCACATGCCGAGCCAAGCGCTCACTGA
- the phaf1 gene encoding UPF0183 protein C16orf70 homolog isoform X2, with protein sequence MLDLEVVPERSLGNEQWEFALGMPLAQAISILQKHCRIIKNVQVLYSEQMPLSHDLILNLTQDGIKLLFDACNQRLKVIEVYDLSKVKLKYCGVHFNSQAIAPTIEQIDQSFGATHPGVYNAAEQLFHLNFRGLSFSFQLDSWSEAPKYEIPHGATVKRMYIYTGNNLQETKAPGMPLACFLGNVYAECVDVLRDATGPLGLKLRILTAGCGPGVLADAKVRALERNIYFGDSCQDVLSALGSPHKVFYKSEDKMKIHSPSPHKQVPSKCNDYFFNYFTLGVDILFDSTTHLVKKFVLHTNYPGHYNFNIYHRCDFKIPLIIKKDGPDAQEEDCILTTYSKWDHIQELLGHPMEKPVVLHRSSSANNTNPFGSTFCYGLQRMIFEVMQNNHIASVTLYGAPRPASLPHAEPSAH encoded by the exons ATGCTGGATCTGGAGGTGGTTCCTGAGCGCTCTTTGGGAAATGAACAATGGGAATTCGCATTAG gAATGCCATTGGCCCAGGCCATTTCCATCTTGCAGAAGCACTGCCGAATTATCAAAAATGTCCAGGTGCTCTACAGCGAACAA ATGCCACTCAGTCATGACCTCATACTCAACTTGACTCAGGATGGAATTAAACTGCTGTTTGATGCCTGCAATCAGAGACTGAag GTTATTGAAGTGTATGACTTGAGCAAGGTGAAACTGAAATACTG TGGAGTACATTTTAACTCTCAGGCAATAGCACCCACCATAGAGCAGATTGACCAGTCCTTTGGCGCTACTCATCCAGGAG TGTACAATGCTGCAGAACAGCTATTCCATCTGAACTTCCGAGGCCTCTCGTTCTCCTTCCAGTTAGACTCATGGAGCGAAGCCCCAAAATACGAG ATTCCTCATGGGGCGACCGTCAAGAGGATGTATATTTACACTGGAAACAACCTTCAAGAAACCAA ggCTCCTGGGATGCCTCTGGCCTGTTTTCTCGGTAATGTGTATGCAGAGTGTGTGGATGTTCTGAGGGATGCAACAGGGCCTTTGGGTCTCAAACTGCGGATCCTCACTGCAG GCTGCGGTCCGGGAGTGTTGGCAGATGCAAAAGTGCGGGCTCTGGAAAGGAACATCTACTTTGGTGATTCGTGTCAGGATGTTCTGAGTGCTCTAGGCTCCCCACATAAGGTTTTCTACAAGTCTGAAGACAAG ATGAAGATCCACTCTCCTTCTCCACACAAGCAAGTCCCATCCAAGTGTAATGACTATTTCTTCAACTACTTCACCCTGGGAGTG GACATCCTGTTTGACTCCACGACCCACCTGGTGAAGAAGTTTGTCCTACACACCAATTACCCCGGCCATTATAATTTCAACAT ATACCATCGATGTGATTTTAAGATTCCACTCATAATTAAAAAAG ATGGACCTGATGCTCAGGAGGAAGACTGCATCCTCACCACCTACAGCAAG TGGGATCATATCCAAGAGTTATTGGGACACCCTATGGAGAAACCGGTGGTGCTTCATAG GTCATCATCCGCTAATAACACCAATCCCTTCGGATCGACGTTCTGCTACGGGCTGCAGAGGATGATCTTTGAG GTGATGCAAAATAACCACATAGCATCAGTGACCCTGTACGGAGCCCCTCGCCCTGCCAGCCTTCCACATGCCGAGCCAAGCGCTCACTGA
- the foxl1 gene encoding forkhead box protein L1 translates to MNLYHGRVSQGPAGLSLTNSSLIYLYGGEVGGVIPALGLASARQEPPQKPPYSYIALIAMAIKSAPGKRATLSGIYQFIMDRFPFYHDNKQGWQNSIRHNLSLNDCFIKVPREKGRPGKGSYWTLDPKCLDMFENGNYRRRKRKSKMQESSEAKPSHKRNRGPTPLVPGTTKLCAGTPALKDGTMTSEKPLAEMIIQHKDQELPPRGHLSYSPPSSLKHCRGANPASARPRSVTADQSAPPPKPKHQSELLSPQVREMHTGNSTSADSTAGTPTLGWAKLRDALPKGDSKDLTDSKKTSDKSKEFSIDSILAKKVNRLQRRCSCGGSESACLETRQRALASALLPAAHAPHLYPRAYPLCSYMSLAWPETLLQYCEKRGEKFV, encoded by the coding sequence ATGAACTTATACCACGGCCGGGTATCGCAGGGACCCGCGGGTCTCAGCCTTACCAATTCGTCCCTGATCTATCTGTATGGTGGAGAAGTGGGAGGCGTGATACCGGCACTGGGACTCGCATCAGCTCGACAGGAACCTCCACAGAAGCCTCCGTACAGTTACATCGCGCTCATCGCCATGGCCATCAAGAGCGCACCAGGCAAGCGCGCCACGCTGAGCGGTATCTACCAGTTTATTATGGACCGCTTTCCGTTTTATCACGACAACAAACAGGGCTGGCAAAACTCCATTCGACACAACCTGTCGCTGAACGACTGCTTCATCAAAGTGCCCAGGGAGAAAGGGCGCCCGGGTAAGGGCAGCTACTGGACACTAGACCCTAAGTGCCTGGACATGTTTGAGAACGGCAACTacaggaggaggaaaaggaagTCCAAAATGCAGGAGTCTAGCGAGGCTAAACCAAGTCACAAACGAAACCGGGGTCCGACTCCTCTGGTTCCGGGCACCACCAAACTTTGCGCAGGAACGCCGGCTTTGAAAGACGGGACCATGACTAGTGAaaagccactggctgaaatgaTAATTCAGCACAAAGACCAAGAACTTCCACCTCGAGGACATCTGAGCTACTCTCCTCCCAGCTCTCTGAAACACTGTCGTGGCGCAAATCCGGCCAGCGCGCGTCCCCGCTCCGTAACCGCGGATCAAAGCGCGCCTCCGCCGAAGCCCAAGCATCAGTCAGAACTGCTGTCTCCACAGGTGCGCGAAATGCACACTGGGAATTCCACGAGCGCAGACAGCACTGCTGGCACTCCGACTCTGGGTTGGGCGAAACTTCGCGATGCTCTTCCAAAGGGAGACTCCAAAGATCTAACGGACAGCAAGAAGACTTCAGACAAATCGAAAGAATTTAGCATAGATAGCATTTTAGCAAAAAAGGTGAACCGGCTCCAACGTAGGTGCAGCTGCGGAGGCTCAGAGTCTGCGTGTCTAGAAACGCGTCAGCGCGCGCTCGCGTCAGCGCTACTTCCGGCTGCGCACGCGCCGCACCTTTATCCGAGAGCCTACCCGCTGTGCTCCTATATGTCCCTGGCGTGGCCTGAAACTCTGCTCCAGTACTGCGAGAAGAGGGGTGAAAAATTTGTCTGA